The following are encoded together in the Streptomyces sp. NBC_01465 genome:
- a CDS encoding protealysin inhibitor emfourin: protein MRIQVRQTGGFAGLDRRAAVDTAGRPDANAWQALADQALAGGRAAPPAGVPDGFQYEITVDGRTVHCADPHLTEAQRELIARVLKEGA, encoded by the coding sequence GTACGACAGACGGGCGGCTTCGCCGGACTCGACCGCCGGGCGGCGGTCGACACGGCGGGCCGCCCCGACGCGAACGCGTGGCAGGCCCTGGCGGACCAGGCTCTGGCGGGCGGGCGGGCAGCGCCGCCCGCCGGCGTCCCGGACGGCTTCCAGTACGAGATCACGGTCGACGGCCGTACGGTCCACTGCGCGGATCCGCATCTGACGGAGGCGCAGCGCGAGTTGATTGCGCGGGTCCTAAAAGAGGGTGCCTGA
- a CDS encoding GNAT family N-acetyltransferase, which produces MTLNALEQYYDGVPRLGARTEDFGALTLFVREGAGWPFYARPTLGWTGPAATAADVDRVRARQRELGVPEAFEWVEETTPALRTAVEASGIRVLAHPLMVQDPSAPRPAAHESVRILTADDPLLSAALAVPHVAFAAPGTAVGEAGPAELAKEIEARLGDGRAEAVAARIREGRTVVAAAVAEGTVLGSGLHNPLNGVTEVAAVGTLPSARRRGLGLAVTAALVAEARTRGVETVFLSADNEDVARLYGRLGFTRVATALIAEADAS; this is translated from the coding sequence ATGACCCTGAACGCTCTGGAGCAGTACTACGACGGTGTGCCCCGACTCGGCGCCCGCACCGAGGACTTCGGCGCGCTGACCCTGTTCGTACGGGAGGGTGCAGGCTGGCCGTTCTACGCGCGCCCCACGCTGGGCTGGACGGGGCCGGCCGCGACGGCTGCGGACGTGGACCGGGTGCGGGCGCGGCAGCGGGAGCTGGGGGTGCCGGAGGCGTTCGAGTGGGTGGAGGAGACAACTCCCGCCCTGCGTACGGCGGTTGAGGCATCGGGCATACGGGTCCTCGCCCACCCCCTGATGGTCCAGGACCCCTCCGCACCGCGCCCCGCCGCGCACGAGTCGGTCCGTATCCTCACGGCGGACGACCCCCTGCTCTCGGCGGCCCTGGCCGTCCCGCACGTCGCGTTCGCGGCGCCGGGCACGGCGGTGGGCGAGGCGGGCCCGGCGGAGCTGGCCAAGGAGATCGAGGCGCGCCTGGGGGACGGCCGCGCGGAGGCGGTGGCGGCCCGTATCCGCGAAGGCCGCACGGTGGTGGCCGCGGCGGTAGCGGAGGGCACGGTGCTCGGCTCGGGCCTGCACAACCCCCTGAACGGCGTCACGGAGGTGGCAGCGGTGGGCACGCTCCCGTCGGCCCGCCGCCGGGGCCTGGGGCTGGCGGTGACGGCGGCGCTGGTGGCGGAGGCGCGTACGCGGGGCGTGGAGACGGTGTTTCTGTCCGCGGACAACGAGGATGTGGCACGGCTGTACGGACGCCTGGGCTTCACCCGGGTGGCGACAGCGCTGATCGCGGAGGCTGACGCCTCCTAG